The following proteins come from a genomic window of Leptospira andrefontaineae:
- a CDS encoding homoserine dehydrogenase → MQTIRIGLIGAGTVGSGVLKILSEESARFEKEYGISLNVHTICTRTPSKIAPISKLFSKVKITDDYKQVVGNPEIDTIIELVGGTTISEEIVLGALQSKQTVITANKALLSEKGEIIYKTAEENQTEIGFEASVGGSIPIIRAIRNCLAGDKFLGLYGILNGTTNFILSKMETEGLDYKEALKLAQEKGFAEADPSFDVEGIDTAHKISILGSLAFGEKIPLQNIVVEGITKITRLDIAFASDLGYRIKLLGLVRKLDGKVEARVQPVMIPKHHAFASVMNETNAVYYKTAFAGPGLIVGKGAGALPTASAVVSDLIYYSSRRGKNLPMEKNRFPKASISEANQTEARYYLRFNTLDQPGVLAEIAKDLGTNGVSISSVRQNESEKEPAEVVVVTHPCVEASISASLGRIDASEVVLEPSVAIRLEDKL, encoded by the coding sequence ATGCAGACGATTCGAATCGGATTAATTGGCGCAGGCACGGTCGGCTCAGGAGTTCTTAAAATTCTTTCGGAAGAATCCGCAAGATTCGAAAAAGAATACGGTATCTCTCTAAATGTACATACAATTTGTACCAGAACTCCCTCTAAAATTGCCCCTATTTCGAAATTATTTTCCAAAGTAAAAATAACAGACGATTACAAACAAGTGGTGGGAAACCCCGAAATCGATACAATCATCGAACTTGTAGGAGGTACAACCATCTCCGAAGAGATCGTATTAGGTGCTTTACAATCCAAACAAACAGTAATCACAGCCAACAAGGCACTTCTTTCCGAAAAAGGAGAGATCATTTATAAAACTGCGGAAGAGAACCAAACTGAAATTGGATTCGAAGCTTCCGTCGGTGGTTCTATTCCGATCATCCGTGCCATACGAAATTGTTTGGCAGGAGACAAGTTTCTAGGACTTTACGGGATCCTAAATGGAACAACTAACTTTATTCTTTCTAAAATGGAAACAGAAGGTTTAGATTATAAAGAAGCGTTAAAACTCGCTCAGGAAAAGGGATTTGCAGAAGCAGATCCAAGCTTCGATGTAGAAGGCATAGACACAGCTCATAAGATCAGTATTTTAGGATCCTTAGCCTTCGGAGAAAAAATCCCTCTACAAAACATAGTGGTCGAAGGTATAACAAAGATTACACGATTAGATATCGCATTCGCTTCTGACCTGGGTTATAGGATCAAGTTACTCGGTCTTGTAAGAAAATTGGACGGCAAGGTAGAAGCCAGGGTCCAACCTGTAATGATCCCAAAACATCATGCGTTTGCAAGTGTGATGAATGAGACAAATGCAGTATATTACAAGACAGCATTTGCCGGTCCGGGGTTGATCGTAGGAAAAGGAGCAGGCGCCTTGCCTACCGCCTCCGCAGTGGTTTCGGACTTGATCTATTACAGCTCAAGAAGGGGCAAAAATCTTCCGATGGAAAAGAACAGATTTCCAAAAGCCTCCATATCTGAAGCCAACCAAACAGAAGCTAGATATTATCTGAGATTTAATACCTTGGACCAACCAGGGGTTTTAGCGGAAATTGCAAAAGATTTGGGAACAAACGGAGTATCTATTTCTTCTGTTCGCCAAAACGAATCTGAAAAGGAACCTGCAGAAGTAGTGGTGGTCACACATCCGTGTGTAGAAGCTTCGATTTCTGCGTCTTTAGGAAGGATAGATGCTTCCGAAGTGGTATTAGAACCTTCGGTCGCGATCCGCTTAGAAGACAAATTGTAA
- a CDS encoding phosphopantothenoylcysteine decarboxylase: MAKYSKIIISSGPTREWIDPVRFISNASSGKMGYCLAEEAAHLVKDVVYIRGLTEPKYSEPKGARILKVETTLEMRDAVLKEVDSSSILIMAAAPADFRPKNANDSKIKKEEGSDTLVLELIKNPDILVSVHEKIQEQNLKDVLRIGFSAETDLLDQNALGKLKRKNLDFIVGNYVGKDSKGFGDLDTSVIIYGKEGSKKEIGPASKETIAKGILEYLDILSKQESII, encoded by the coding sequence TTGGCTAAATATTCAAAAATTATAATAAGTTCGGGACCGACTAGAGAGTGGATCGATCCTGTGCGTTTTATTTCGAATGCTTCTTCCGGAAAAATGGGATATTGTTTGGCTGAGGAAGCAGCTCATTTAGTAAAAGATGTAGTTTATATTCGTGGTTTAACTGAGCCAAAATATTCTGAACCTAAGGGCGCAAGAATTCTTAAGGTAGAAACCACTCTGGAAATGAGAGACGCAGTTCTGAAAGAAGTGGATTCTTCTTCTATTCTTATCATGGCAGCTGCTCCGGCTGATTTTCGCCCTAAAAATGCAAACGATTCCAAGATCAAAAAAGAAGAAGGTAGCGATACTTTAGTTCTGGAACTGATCAAAAATCCAGATATACTTGTTTCCGTTCACGAAAAGATTCAGGAACAAAATCTGAAAGATGTTCTCCGTATAGGCTTCTCCGCTGAAACAGATTTATTGGACCAAAATGCACTTGGTAAACTTAAAAGAAAAAACCTGGATTTTATCGTAGGAAATTACGTGGGTAAAGACTCCAAAGGTTTTGGAGACTTGGATACAAGCGTGATCATTTACGGAAAAGAAGGTTCTAAAAAGGAGATCGGTCCCGCTTCCAAGGAGACCATTGCAAAAGGTATTTTAGAATATTTAGATATTCTTTCTAAACAAGAAAGTATTATTTAA
- a CDS encoding STAS domain-containing protein, which produces MAKTEFEGLYIETKRDSVGDKEVLVVIMNGKVTNSNAFEISRKINFVFDEGIYEIILDLSSLEYINSVGVATLLTLIKTVDQHNGKIVIGGLNHFLENVIRLMELPKKVAIYHTLDEAKAVFK; this is translated from the coding sequence ATGGCAAAAACGGAATTCGAAGGCCTTTACATAGAAACTAAAAGAGACTCCGTCGGAGACAAAGAAGTTTTAGTCGTCATCATGAACGGAAAAGTGACGAATTCGAACGCTTTCGAAATTTCCAGAAAGATCAATTTCGTTTTCGACGAAGGGATCTACGAGATCATCTTAGACCTTTCTTCTTTGGAATATATTAATAGTGTTGGAGTTGCGACACTTCTAACACTGATCAAAACCGTAGACCAGCATAATGGAAAGATCGTGATCGGGGGATTGAATCACTTCTTAGAGAATGTGATCCGATTGATGGAATTACCTAAAAAGGTAGCGATCTATCATACTCTGGACGAGGCCAAAGCGGTCTTTAAATAA